One genomic window of Solanum dulcamara chromosome 10, daSolDulc1.2, whole genome shotgun sequence includes the following:
- the LOC129869977 gene encoding probable F-box protein At5g04010, with translation MSIVSSSQQQPPPPWQVVVLLSNHLDPKTLAISSCVCKSWLISMSLDQIWQPLCSSHYPSLSTLHSFTTTNNNDSNVSYRRLFALGQRASNRRLKQPVKPYISLNNIIFALNIYKNSTCMVSLVKHGNQLSFDKKGVFRFDIDVEQYWRRILGSATDIKNKNGDLGLFDTLGDVRVTWDVILEGYKGVFNVMNCKGKGRFVLGLEGWFSEELPPPGCCSSDTVSGLVADLRLGLKVEDGRAMVEKMSAGILSIVSWRYLFVDDALRYLQHFLSPF, from the exons atgtctatagtttcatcatcacaacaacaaccaccacctCCATGGCAAGTTGTTGTTCTTCTATCAAATCATCTTGATCCAAAAACCCTAGCTATTTCTTCATGTGTTTGCAAATCATGGTTAATTTCTATGTCTTTAGATCAAATATGGCAACCCCTTTGTTCTTCTCATTATCCTTCTCTATCAACACTTCATAGTtttactactactaataataatgattcgAATGTTTCTTATAGGCGGTTATTCGCCCTTGGTCAGAGGGCGAGTAACCGTCGATTAAAACAACCAGTGAAACCTTATATTTCGCTTAATAACATCATATTTGCACTAAACATTTACAAAAACTCTACATGTATGGTGAGTTTAGTCAAGCATGGAAATCAACTTAGTTTCGACAAAAAAGGTGTTTTTCGATTCGATATCGATGTTGAGCAATATTGGAGGAG GATTCTTGGCTCCGCCACTGATATCAAGAACAAGAACGGGGATTTGGGCCTGTTCGATACCCTCGGAGACGTGAGAGTAACGTGGGATGTAATTTTGGAAGGGTATAAAGGGGTTTTCAATGTAATGAATTGTAAAGGAAAAGGTAGGTTTGTTTTAGGGTTGGAAGGATGGTTTTCGGAGGAGCTACCACCGCCGGGGTGTTGCTCGAGCGATACCGTTAGCGGTCTCGTGGCGGATTTACGGTTAGGATTGAAGGTTGAAGATGGAAGAGCAATGGTGGAGAAAATGAGTGCTGGAATTTTGAGTATAGTGAGTTGGAGATATTTATTTGTTGATGATGCTCTTAGGTATTTGCAACATTTTCTTTCACCTTTTTGA